The genomic stretch CTCTATTTCTTTCGACACCTTTACTAGCTCAAGAGCTACCGATTGAAAGCCATGCTCCAGTCTGTGGAAATGGCTCTGTTGAAATGAGCGATGAAGCGCTGTCTGAGATGTTGGACTGCGTACTGGAACAACGCGATGCCATGGGATATTTGATGGATCGTTGGTCAAATTATACGGCTGAGCTGAGGCAAGCCTGCGTGGCACGCTCACGCAGTGGGGCAACCGTTGACTATGCCGAGCTTGAAGCCTGCGTGAAAGAAGAAGCTTAACGCTTCTACTTCCAAAGTCTCCGAACCACTCCCCACTCCCCATCCGGGTTTCGCGCCATGCGCCAAACGCCTTCGCGCATTAAATCCCGCCGCGTGATGATGTACGCCGCTGTGCCAGGTGTACGGCAGTCCTCAGGATCAAAGCTAGTGCCGTGGCGCCCGCTATAGAGATAGCCGTTGTGAATGATGTGAAACTCAATCACACAACGGGGGAGTGATGCAGAGGTAAAACGACGCCATCCATTGCGTCCGCGCTCTAGTTTCTTTCGCCAAACCGTAGCCCGGTACCGATCATCCATTACATTGCCTCTTCAGGATTCCAGCGTAAGCGCACAGACTCGCCTTTGTCATCAAGGGGGATCATGGTTACGTTCTCTACAGTGCCCAGATCTGCAAGTAGCTGTGCCCAGTCTTCTGCGGCATCTTCAGCCTGACGTTGGATCTCAACGCAGTGCCTCGACTGGGCGTCAGGGCTACCGATCTTACGCTTCACACGAAGAACAAGTTTTTCATAGCTCTGAATGCCCATAATAAAATACCTTTTTAATGTTTTTTTTATACAGTATATAGGTTGCTAATCCATGGCAAGATAAAGCCATTACATTAGCTATTTCGGAGCTGGTTTATGCACGATCAGGGCGACAATTACTTAACGGCTAATCAGATGCATCCGAATCATTGGAGAAACCGTGCAGCCGATTTACACGCATCGGCAGGAGCAGTGTGGTACGCGATGACTCTAGGCAGTGAGGATGTGAGGAAAAGCATAGGGAAATGGGAAGGGTTTGATATGGGGGTCGCGTGCAGGCCTGTATATTTCATGCTCTGCGGCTTATCCCTAGAGCTAGCGTTGAAAGCGGTCATCACTTTAAAAGAACCTGACACCAAACTAAAGGGGCACAATTTGGTGACATTGGCACATAAAGCAGGTATCGAGCTAAATACTGAGGATCGGTTGAAGCTCGATTTCTTAACAAGTTCGGTGATTTGGGCGGGCCGCTATCCGGTTCCGAATAACCCAAATGATGAGAAGCTTCGCAGCTACTTTGACCTAGCGTATCAGGTGTTAACTGAGCCAGCTGACTATGTGAAAGAAATAAAGCTAAGACATAGTAGTGACGCACTTGATTGGCC from Halomonas meridiana encodes the following:
- a CDS encoding DUF1654 domain-containing protein — translated: MGIQSYEKLVLRVKRKIGSPDAQSRHCVEIQRQAEDAAEDWAQLLADLGTVENVTMIPLDDKGESVRLRWNPEEAM